Proteins encoded by one window of bacterium:
- a CDS encoding cyclic nucleotide-binding domain-containing protein: protein MSELTRIETVVFLQKVDLFSACTAEQILRISGIVNHRSFESREKIYQANDPSECMYCIVDGTVEVSGADSPAMTLSSPESFGVKEILSGRLREQDAVALEALRVLTIDADDLFDLLANNIEIVKALFRRLLDSTDSRMGGL, encoded by the coding sequence TTGAGTGAGCTCACCAGAATAGAGACCGTTGTCTTTCTGCAGAAGGTAGATTTGTTCTCTGCCTGCACGGCGGAACAGATCTTGCGAATCTCCGGAATTGTGAATCATCGGAGCTTCGAGAGCAGGGAGAAGATCTACCAGGCCAACGATCCCTCCGAATGCATGTACTGCATCGTGGACGGTACCGTTGAAGTCAGCGGGGCGGATTCGCCTGCAATGACGCTCTCGAGCCCGGAGTCCTTCGGCGTCAAGGAGATCCTCAGCGGCCGGTTGCGCGAGCAGGACGCGGTGGCACTGGAGGCGCTACGGGTCCTGACCATCGACGCCGACGATCTCTTCGATCTTCTGGCCAACAACATCGAGATCGTCAAGGCCTTGTTCCGGCGTCTCTTGGATTCGACCGACTCTCGGATGGGCGGGTTGTGA